The Vespula vulgaris chromosome 2, iyVesVulg1.1, whole genome shotgun sequence genome has a segment encoding these proteins:
- the LOC127061899 gene encoding T-complex protein 1 subunit delta — translation MTAISAGGDGRGNHGQAYKDKSKPADIRSSNINAAKAVSDAIRTSLGPRGMDKMIQAGNGEVTITNDGATILKEMNVIHPAAKMLVELSKAQDIEAGDGTTSVVVVAGSLLEAAERLLQKGIHPTLISDAFQKAAAKAVEILTSMSIPVDLTDKESLVKAAATSLNSKVVFQQSSLLAPLAVNAVLKVTEPGKEQAVDLNDIKVIKKLGGTVEDTELVEGLIFTQKSCNVNGPKRIEKAKIGLIQFCISPPKTDMDHNVIVSDYAAMDRVLKEERAYILNIIKQIKKTGCNILLVQKSILRDAVSDLAIHFLDKIKVMVIKDIEREDIPFVCKTLGCRPIASLDHFVAENLVSAELCEEVQTGSSKFVKITGIQNYGRTVTVLVRGSNKLVLEEAERSLHDALCVIRCLVKQKAMIAGGGAPEIELALKLGAYAQTLGGVDAYCVRAFANALEIIPSTLAENAGLNSIATVTELRNRHAQGEMTTGINVRKGAITNILEENVLQPLLVSTSAITLASETVRSILKIDDIVNTNQ, via the exons ATGACTGCAATTTCAGCGGGAGGCGACGGTAGAGGCAATCATGGACAAGCTTATAAGGACAAAAGTAAACCTGCTGATATTCGAAGCAGTAATATTAATGCTGCGAAAG CCGTAAGCGATGCAATTCGTACTAGTTTGGGTCCTCGTGGAATGGATAAAatg ATTCAAGCAGGCAATGGTGAAGTAACAATTACAAACGATGGAGCTACTATCTTGAAAGAAATGAACGTTATACATCCTGCGGCTAAAATG CTAGTTGAATTGTCTAAAGCTCAAGACATTGAAGCAGGTGATGGAACTACAAGCGTTGTTGTAGTAGCTGGTTCTTTGTTAGAAGCTGCAGAACGTTTATTACAAAAAGGAATTCATCCTACACTTATAAGCGATGCTTTTCAAAAAGCTGCGGCTAAAGCAGTCGAAATACTTACAAGTATGTCTATACCGGTTGATTTAACAGATAAAGAATCTCTTGTTAAAGCTGCAGCAACATCACTTAATTCTAAG GTTGTATTCCAACAATCGAGTTTATTGGCACCGTTAGCCGTGAATGCAGTATTAAAAGTTACAGAACCAGGAAAAGAACAGGCTGTAGATTTAAAT GATATCAAAGTAATCAAAAAATTAGGAGGTACTGTTGAAGATACGGAGTTGGTAGAAGGATTGATATTTACACAAAAATCGTGTAATGTTAACGGGCCAAAACGTATCGAAAAGGCAAAAATTGGTTTGATTCAATTTTGCATCTCTCCACCTAAAACAGAT ATGGATCATAACGTTATTGTATCAGATTATGCTGCAATGGATAGAGTTTTGAAGGAAGAACGTGCTTACATATTGAACATCATAAAACAGATTAAAAAAACTGGATGCAACATATTGTTGGTTCAAAAATCTATTTTACGCGATGCTGTCAGTGATCTTGCTATTCACTTCTTAGATAAAATCAAAGTTATGGTAATCAAAGACATAGAACGCGAGGATATTCCGTTTGTATGTAAAACCTTGGGATGTAGGCCAATAGCATCTTTAGATCATTTTGTTGCTGAGAATCTCGTTTCTGCAGAATTGTGCGAAGAAGTGCAAACAGGAAGTTCTAAATTTGTGAAG ATAACTGGTATACAAAATTATGGTCGTACGGTTACCGTACTAGTACGTGGAAGTAATAAATTGGTTTTGGAAGAAGCTGAGCGTTCTTTGCATGATGCATTATGCGTTATTCGATGTTTGGTAAAACAGAAAGCAATGATTGCTGGAGGTGGAGCACCTGAAATAGAACTTGCATTAAAACTAGGAGCATATGCACAAACTTTAGGCGGAGTGGATGCTTATTGCGTTCGAGCTTTCGCAAATGCGCTCGAA ATTATTCCATCTACGTTAGCAGAAAATGCAGGTTTGAATTCAATCGCGACTGTTACTGAATTGCGAAATAGACATGCTCAAGGTGAAATGACGACTGGAATTAATGTTCGTAAAGGAGCTATTACAAATATTCTCGAAGAAAATGTACTTCAGCCACTTTTAGTTTCAACCAGTGCTATCACTCTTGCTTCTGAAACTGTACGCAGTATACTTAAGATAGATGATATTGTTAATACAAATCAATAA
- the LOC127072370 gene encoding uncharacterized protein LOC127072370, whose protein sequence is KELTSDTYREDVVSIEISEDLYERFISSEFNFNQINDEQRLERLREFGNNKSKKSIVIKLTEEFKEFLIKILADKVAIIPQSLIPVKFVTPNIQKSRSNHQSIPKMITTAIEKLKDRKGSSLQAIEKYIVEKYKLDGDKLALFLKEIIFIKKYLKTTVSTDIVKQTTGKGASESFKFSITKSKDVKT, encoded by the coding sequence AAAGAGCTCACCTCTGATACTTATAGAGAAGATGTTGTGTCCATCGAAATATCTGAAGACTTGTATGAACGGTTTATAAGTAgcgaatttaattttaatcaaattaatgaCGAACAGCGTTTAGAAAGATTGAGAGAATTTGGGaacaataaatcaaaaaaaagtaTTGTTATAAAACTAACAGAAgaattcaaagaatttttaattaaaatattagcaGATAAAGTAGCAATCATTCCTCAATCCTTAATACCAGTAAAGTTTGTCACTCCAAATATTCAGAAATCAAGATCTAATCATCAATCAATTCCTAAAATGATTACTACTGCCATTGAAAAGTTGAAAGATCGTAAAGGCTCGTCACTTCAAGCTATTGAGAAATATATTGTAGAAAAGTATAAACTTGATGGTGATAAATTagcattatttttaaaagaaattatttttataaaaaaatatttaaaaactacAGTTTCTACTGATATAGTTAAACAAACTACAGGAAAGGGAGCTTCAGaatctttcaaattttcaatCACTAAAAGCAAAGATGTAAAGACATAA
- the LOC127061898 gene encoding N-acetylgalactosaminyltransferase 7 gives MRIVQLRRHRLFNIVIGGILVLIIFYMIVSFFSDNQVHNIKVYWSEQLSRKRAPELVEDLGNYEPRNIQPKTGPGEGGKAHVLRDDQQNDVQQSESDYGMNMVCSDEISLDRSIPDTRPLECKHWNYSTDLPRTSVIIVFHNEGWSVLMRTVHSVINRTPSKLLEEILLVDDYSDKENLKGDLESYIEQWGGKVRILRNYERQGLIRTRSRGAREAKGEVIVFLDAHCEVNINWLPPLLAPIAMNSNVMTVPLIDGIDHKTFAYRPVYQAGHLYRGIFEWGMLYKESELPRREAKSRPHDSMPYKSPTHAGGLFAINRQYFLSLGGYDEGLLVWGGENFELSFKIWQCGGSILWIPCSHVGHVYRGFMPYTFGKLAQKKKGPLITINYKRVIETWFDEKHKEFFYTREPLARLLDHGDITEQLLLKERKKCKSFQWYMDNIAYDVLDKFPELPPNIHWGELRNGATGACLDTMGHAPPSLMATAYCHSYGNNQLIRLNSKGQLGVGERCIEADGHGVKLAFCRLGTVDGPWQYDEKTKTMLHRVHKKCMALHPQTQQLSLMPCDVNNTYQQWSFHEINPRW, from the exons ATGAGAATTGTACAATTAAGAAGACACcgtttatttaatatcgtaattGGTGGAATATTggtgttaattattttttatatgattgtttctttcttctctgaCAATCaagtacataatataaaagtatattggTCAGAACAACTATCAAGAAAACGG GCTCCAGAACTGGTAGAAGATTTAGGTAACTATGAACCAAGAAATATACAACCAAAAACAGGTCCTGGAGAAGGTGGCAAAGCACATGTTTTAAGGGATGATCAACAAAATGATGTTCAACAATCCGAATCCGATTATGGTATGAATATGGTATGCTCTGATGAAATTTCCTTAGATAGATCAATTCCTGACACTAGACCATTGGA atgCAAACATTGGAATTATTCAACAGATTTACCTAGAACAAGTGTTATTATAGTATTTCATAATGAAGGTTGGTCTGTTTTGATGAGAACTGTACATAGTGTAATAAATAGAACACCGTCaaaattattagaagaaaTTCTTCTTGTTGATGATTACTCTGACAAAG aaAATTTAAAAGGTGACCTAGAATCTTATATCGAACAATGGGGAGGAAAAGTCAGAATACTTAGAAATTATGAAAGACAAGGTTTGATAAGGACAAGATCAAGAGGTGCACGAGAAGCTAAAGGCGAAGTAATCGTCTTCTTGGATGCTCATTGTGAAGTGAATATAAATTGGTTGCCACCGCTTTTAGCTCCAATTGCAATGAatag CAATGTAATGACAGTTCCTTTGATCGACGGTATCGATCATAAAACTTTTGCATATCGTCCAGTATACCAAGCAGGACACTTATACAGAGGAATTTTTGAATGGGGTATGTTATACAAAGAAAGTGAACTTCCTAGAAGAGAAGCTAAATCTCGACCACATGACAGCATGCCttataa ATCTCCTACTCATGCTGGTGGTTTATTTGCAATAAATCGTCAATACTTTTTATCGTTGGGTGGATACGATGAAGGATTACTTGTTTGGGGTGGAGAAAATTTTGAATTGTCTTTCAAAATTTGGCAATGTGGTGGAAGTATTCTGTGGATACCTTGTTCGCATGTTGGACACGTGTATAGAGGTTTTATGCCATATACATTCGGCAAACTCGctcagaagaaaaaaggaccaTTGATCactatt AACTATAAAAGAGTCATCGAAACTTGGTTCGATGAAAAGCACAAAGAATTCTTTTATACGAGAGAACCGCTCGCGAGATTACTTGATCATGGTGATATAACGGAACAATTACttttgaaagaacgaaaaaagtgTAAAAGTTTCCAATGGTACATGGACAACATAGCTTACGACGTTTTAGACAAATTTCCAGAATTACCACCAAATATACATTGGGGAGAG TTAAGAAATGGAGCAACTGGAGCATGTTTGGACACTATGGGACATGCACCTCCAAGTCTCATGGCCACTGCATATTGTCATAGTTATGGAAATAATCAA CTTATTAGATTAAATTCGAAAGGTCAACTCGGTGTTGGTGAACGTTGTATCGAAGCAGATGGACATGGAGTAAAATTAGCGTTTTGTCGTTTGGGTACCGTTGATGGTCCCTGGCAATATGATGAA aaaactAAAACGATGTTACATCGAgttcataaaaaatgtatggCTCTTCATCCACAAACTCAACAATTGTCATTAATGCCCTGTGATGTGAATAATACGTATCAACAATGGTCCTTCCATGAAATTAATCCACGTTGGTGA
- the LOC127061902 gene encoding rRNA-processing protein FCF1 homolog: protein MGKNKKTRKVVMQRFAQMKKMISLSDSRIKSEKRAPPKKTKPEDPVKLKVNEAPQQSSALFFQYNTQLGPPYHVLIDTNFINFSIKNKLDIIQNMMECLYAKCIPYITDCVMGELEKLGQKYKIALRIIKDPRFERLNCMHKGTYADDCLVNRVKQHKCYIVATNDKDLKRRIRKIPGVPIMYVSQHRYTIERMPDAYGAPKK from the exons Atg ggtaaaaataaaaaaactcgTAAAGTTGTAATGCAGAGGTTTGCACAAATGAAGAAGATGATCAGTCTCAGTGATTCAAGAAT aaaatcaGAGAAACGAGCACCGCCAAAAAAAACTAAACCGGAAGACCCAGTAAAACTAAAAGTTAATGAAGC aCCTCAGCAATCTTCCGCATTATTTTTCCAATACAATACGCAATTAGGACCTCCTTATCATGTTTTAATAGatacgaattttattaatttttctataaaaaataaattagatattatacaaaatatgatGGAATGTTTGTATGCAAAATGCATACCTTACATAACGGATTGCGTAATGGGAGAATTAGAAAAACTTGgtcagaaatataaaatagctTTAAGAATTATAAAGGATCCTAGGTTTGAAAGATTAAATTGTATGCACAAGGGTACTTATGCGGATGACTGTCTTGTAAATAGAGTAAAGCAA cACAAATGTTATATTGTTGCTACCAATGacaaagatttaaaaagaaggaTACGAAAGATACCTGGTGTTCCTATAATGTATGTTTCACAACATAGGTATACTATTGAAAGAATGCCAGATGCTTATGGTGCTCCTAAGAAATGA